The proteins below are encoded in one region of Mycobacterium shinjukuense:
- a CDS encoding NAD(P)/FAD-dependent oxidoreductase, producing the protein MTLSSGEPAAVGGRHRVVIIGSGFGGLNAAKALKRADVDITLISKTTTHLFQPLLYQVATGILSEGDIAPTTRLILRRQKNVRVLLGEVNAIDLKAKTVTSKLMDMETVTPYDSLIVAAGAQQSYFGKDEFATFAPGMKTIDDALELRGRILGAFEAAEVTTDHAERERRLTFVVVGAGPTGVEVAGQIVELAERTLAGAFRTITPSECRVILLDAAPQVLPPMGPKLGLKAQKRLAKMDVEVQLNAMVTAVDYKGITIREKDGTQRRIECACKVWAAGVQANPLGKMIAEQSDGTETDRAGRVIVEPDLTVKGHPYVFVVGDLMSVPGVPGVAQGAIQGARYATTVIKHAVKGHDDPASRKPFKYFDKGSMATISRHSAVAQVGKLEFAGYFAWLAWLVLHLYYLVGHRNRIAAIFAWGISFMGRTRGQMAITSQMIYARVVTQWMEAQAQGALAAAERAEEAEKQAAG; encoded by the coding sequence ATGACGCTCTCATCCGGCGAACCCGCGGCTGTCGGCGGGCGCCATCGCGTGGTCATCATCGGGAGCGGGTTCGGCGGCCTGAACGCGGCCAAGGCGCTCAAGCGGGCCGATGTCGACATCACGCTGATCTCGAAGACTACGACCCACCTATTCCAGCCATTGCTGTATCAGGTGGCCACCGGGATCTTGTCCGAGGGCGACATCGCCCCGACCACCAGGCTGATCCTGCGTCGGCAAAAAAACGTGCGGGTGTTGCTCGGTGAGGTCAACGCGATCGACCTGAAGGCCAAGACCGTCACGTCGAAGTTGATGGACATGGAGACGGTGACGCCGTACGACAGCCTCATCGTGGCCGCCGGCGCACAGCAGTCCTACTTCGGCAAAGACGAATTCGCCACCTTCGCACCCGGCATGAAGACCATCGACGACGCCCTGGAGCTGCGCGGCCGCATCCTGGGCGCATTCGAAGCCGCCGAGGTCACCACCGACCATGCCGAGCGGGAACGCCGGCTGACCTTCGTGGTGGTCGGGGCCGGACCGACCGGCGTCGAGGTCGCCGGACAGATCGTCGAACTCGCCGAGCGCACCCTGGCCGGGGCGTTTCGCACCATCACCCCCAGCGAATGCCGGGTGATCCTGCTGGACGCCGCACCCCAGGTGCTGCCGCCGATGGGCCCCAAGTTGGGCCTCAAGGCGCAAAAGCGGCTGGCGAAGATGGACGTCGAGGTGCAGCTCAACGCGATGGTGACCGCGGTCGACTACAAGGGCATCACCATCAGGGAAAAGGACGGCACACAGCGCCGCATCGAATGCGCGTGCAAGGTGTGGGCGGCCGGCGTGCAGGCCAACCCGCTGGGCAAGATGATCGCCGAGCAGTCCGACGGCACCGAAACCGACCGGGCCGGACGGGTGATCGTCGAGCCCGACCTCACCGTCAAGGGACACCCGTACGTCTTCGTCGTCGGTGATCTGATGTCGGTGCCCGGCGTGCCCGGGGTGGCGCAGGGCGCGATCCAGGGCGCCCGCTACGCCACCACGGTGATCAAGCACGCGGTGAAAGGCCATGACGATCCGGCCAGCCGCAAGCCCTTCAAGTACTTCGACAAGGGCAGCATGGCCACGATCTCACGGCACAGCGCCGTCGCGCAGGTCGGCAAGCTGGAGTTCGCCGGGTACTTCGCCTGGCTCGCGTGGTTAGTGCTGCATCTGTACTACCTGGTCGGCCACCGCAACCGGATCGCGGCGATCTTCGCCTGGGGGATCTCGTTCATGGGCCGTACTCGCGGACAGATGGCCATCACCAGCCAGATGATCTACGCCAGAGTGGTGACGCAGTGGATGGAGGCCCAAGCGCAAGGAGCGCTGGCGGCGGCCGAACGCGCAGAAGAGGCCGAGAAACAGGCAGCCGGCTAG
- a CDS encoding PE family protein: MSYVTTQPEMLNTAARDLASIGSAMDALNAAAASLTTAVVPAAADEVSAVTAVRFAIHARLYQLVSARATAIHDQFVAVLSSCGCSYAATEAANTAAAGLGGQ, from the coding sequence ATGTCCTACGTGACGACACAGCCAGAGATGCTGAACACCGCCGCCCGCGACTTGGCAAGCATCGGCTCGGCAATGGATGCGCTGAACGCCGCGGCGGCCTCGCTGACAACCGCCGTGGTTCCCGCTGCCGCCGACGAGGTGTCCGCGGTGACGGCGGTGCGGTTCGCCATCCACGCCCGGCTGTATCAATTGGTCAGCGCGCGGGCCACGGCGATTCACGACCAGTTCGTCGCCGTGCTGTCGTCCTGCGGGTGCTCGTACGCGGCGACCGAGGCCGCCAACACCGCCGCGGCCGGCCTGGGAGGGCAATAG
- a CDS encoding rhodanese-like domain-containing protein, translating into MSYAGDITPLEAWKMLSDNPQAVLVDVRTKAEWRFVGVPDLSSLGRDVIYIEWDTFEGGRNERFVAELRERIPPVDAGQGDRPVVFMCRSGNRSIGAAEAATAAGITPAYNVLDGFEGHLDAQGHRGTGGWRAIGLPWTQG; encoded by the coding sequence GTGAGCTACGCGGGAGACATCACGCCGCTGGAGGCCTGGAAAATGCTCAGCGACAACCCCCAGGCGGTGCTGGTCGATGTGCGCACCAAGGCCGAATGGCGGTTCGTCGGGGTGCCGGACCTGTCCAGCCTGGGCCGTGACGTGATCTACATCGAGTGGGACACCTTCGAGGGCGGGCGCAACGAGCGCTTCGTGGCCGAACTTCGGGAGCGGATCCCACCCGTTGACGCCGGCCAGGGCGACCGGCCGGTGGTGTTCATGTGTCGTTCCGGCAACCGCTCCATCGGCGCCGCCGAGGCCGCCACGGCGGCCGGCATCACGCCGGCCTACAACGTGCTGGACGGTTTTGAAGGGCACCTTGACGCCCAGGGGCATCGCGGCACAGGCGGCTGGCGGGCGATCGGATTGCCCTGGACCCAGGGATGA
- a CDS encoding MMPL/RND family transporter: protein MRTEHPAGHLFAAARTIRRLAVPIILFWVALTIVVNTVAPQLQSVARKHSVALGPHDAPSLIAMKRIGKDFQQFDSDTTAMVLLEGQEKLGDDAHRFYDTLVAKLSQDTTHVQHIENFWGDPLTAAGSQSADGKAAYVQLNLSGDQGGARANESVAAVQRIVESVPPPPGIKAYVTGPGPLGADRVVYGDRSLHTITGISIAVIAIMLLLTYRSLSTVLVMLLTIGIELLTVRGIISTLATNDVMGLSTFTVNVLVALTIAASTDYIIFLAGRYQEARITGQDREAAYYTMFGGTAHVVLGSGLTVAGAMYCLSFTRLPYFQTLASPCSIGLFVVILASLTLAPAIFATASRVGVFDPKRETLARRWRRIGTVVVRWPGPVLAATMLATLIGLLALPKYQTNYNERYYIPSAAPSNIGYLASDRHFPQARMEPEVLMVEADHDLRNPTDMLILDRIAKGVFHTPGIARVQSITRPLGAPIDHSSIPFQISMHSAMTIENLQNLKDRVADLSTLTDQLQRMIDITQRTQELTRQLTDATHDMNAHTRQMRDNANELRDRIADFDDFWRPLRGFTYWERHCFDIPICWSMRSLLDSMDNVDKLTEDLANLTDDTERMDTVQRQLLAQLDPTIATMQTVKGLAQTLTSAFSGLVTQTEDMSRNATVMGRTFDAANNDDSFYLPPEAFQNPDFQRGLKLFLSPDGTSARFIITHKGDPASAEGISHIDPIIESADEAVKGTPLQAANIYLAGTASMYKDIHEGTVYDVMIAVVAALCLIFIIMLGITRSPVASAVIVGTVALSLGSAFGLSVLIWQHILHMPLHWLVLPMAIIVMLAVGSDYNLLLVARFQEEIAAGLKTGMIRSMAYTGKVVTTAGLVFAFTMGSMVTSDLRVVGQIGTTIMIGLLFDTLIVRSFMMPALATMLGRWFWWPRRVDRLARQPQVLGPRRTTALSAERAALLQ, encoded by the coding sequence GTGAGGACCGAACATCCAGCCGGACACCTGTTTGCCGCCGCGCGAACGATCCGCAGGTTGGCAGTACCCATCATTCTGTTTTGGGTGGCGCTGACCATTGTCGTCAACACCGTTGCGCCGCAACTACAGTCGGTCGCCAGGAAGCACTCGGTGGCATTAGGCCCCCACGACGCTCCGTCGCTGATCGCCATGAAGCGCATCGGCAAGGACTTTCAGCAGTTCGATTCTGACACCACTGCAATGGTGCTGCTGGAGGGCCAAGAGAAGCTAGGTGATGACGCTCACCGATTTTATGACACGCTGGTCGCCAAGCTGTCACAGGACACCACCCACGTCCAACACATCGAAAACTTCTGGGGTGATCCACTGACCGCGGCCGGTTCGCAGAGCGCCGACGGCAAGGCAGCGTATGTCCAGCTGAACCTCTCCGGTGATCAGGGCGGCGCCCGCGCCAACGAGTCTGTTGCCGCCGTGCAACGCATCGTGGAAAGCGTGCCGCCGCCGCCGGGGATCAAGGCTTACGTGACAGGTCCCGGTCCACTCGGCGCCGATCGAGTTGTGTACGGCGACCGCAGCCTTCACACGATTACCGGCATCAGCATTGCGGTGATCGCGATCATGCTGCTGCTCACCTATCGCTCACTGTCGACCGTTCTCGTCATGCTACTGACCATCGGGATCGAGCTGCTCACCGTCCGTGGCATCATCTCCACGCTTGCCACCAACGATGTCATGGGCCTATCAACATTCACCGTCAACGTCCTGGTAGCGCTGACGATAGCGGCCTCGACCGACTACATCATCTTTCTGGCCGGTCGTTATCAGGAGGCGCGTATCACCGGCCAGGACCGAGAAGCCGCGTACTACACCATGTTTGGCGGGACGGCCCACGTGGTTCTGGGTTCCGGCCTGACCGTGGCCGGAGCGATGTACTGCCTGAGCTTCACCCGGCTTCCCTACTTCCAGACCCTGGCATCGCCATGCTCGATCGGATTGTTTGTGGTGATCTTGGCCTCGCTCACCCTGGCGCCTGCCATCTTCGCCACCGCCAGCCGAGTCGGGGTGTTCGACCCCAAACGAGAGACATTGGCACGGCGTTGGCGTCGGATCGGCACCGTTGTCGTGCGATGGCCAGGCCCAGTCCTGGCCGCCACCATGCTGGCAACGCTGATCGGACTGCTCGCCCTGCCGAAATACCAGACCAACTACAACGAGCGCTACTACATCCCCAGCGCGGCGCCATCCAACATCGGTTACCTCGCCTCAGACCGTCACTTTCCGCAGGCCCGCATGGAACCGGAGGTCCTGATGGTCGAGGCCGATCACGACCTGCGTAACCCGACAGACATGCTCATCCTGGACAGGATCGCCAAAGGCGTCTTCCACACTCCCGGGATCGCGCGGGTGCAAAGCATTACCAGACCGTTGGGCGCTCCGATCGACCACTCGTCGATCCCGTTTCAGATCAGCATGCACAGCGCGATGACCATCGAAAACCTGCAGAACCTCAAGGACCGTGTGGCTGATCTATCCACCCTTACCGATCAACTGCAACGCATGATCGACATCACCCAGCGAACCCAGGAGCTGACGCGACAGCTAACCGATGCCACCCATGATATGAACGCTCATACCAGGCAGATGCGAGACAACGCCAACGAACTACGCGATCGAATCGCCGATTTCGACGACTTCTGGCGCCCCCTTCGAGGTTTCACGTACTGGGAGCGCCACTGCTTCGACATTCCCATCTGCTGGTCGATGCGCTCCTTGTTGGACAGCATGGATAACGTCGACAAGCTCACCGAGGACCTTGCCAACCTCACCGACGACACCGAACGCATGGACACCGTACAGCGGCAACTACTCGCCCAACTGGACCCCACGATCGCCACCATGCAAACCGTCAAAGGGCTTGCCCAAACATTGACCAGCGCATTCTCTGGATTGGTCACACAAACGGAGGACATGTCGCGCAACGCCACCGTGATGGGTCGGACATTCGACGCGGCCAACAATGACGACTCGTTCTACCTTCCACCTGAGGCCTTCCAAAACCCCGACTTCCAGCGGGGTCTGAAACTTTTCCTGTCCCCCGACGGCACCTCGGCCCGTTTCATCATCACCCACAAGGGCGATCCCGCCAGCGCCGAAGGCATCTCCCACATCGACCCCATCATCGAAAGCGCCGATGAGGCCGTGAAGGGCACACCCCTGCAAGCCGCGAACATCTATCTGGCCGGCACCGCATCCATGTACAAAGACATACACGAGGGCACGGTGTATGACGTGATGATCGCCGTCGTCGCCGCCTTGTGCCTGATCTTCATCATCATGCTGGGCATCACCAGAAGCCCGGTCGCCTCCGCGGTCATCGTCGGTACCGTCGCTCTCTCGCTGGGGTCAGCCTTTGGCCTATCGGTCCTCATCTGGCAGCACATCCTGCATATGCCGCTGCACTGGCTGGTGCTGCCGATGGCCATCATCGTCATGCTGGCCGTCGGATCCGACTACAACTTGCTCCTCGTCGCCCGCTTCCAAGAGGAAATCGCAGCCGGCCTCAAAACCGGCATGATCCGATCCATGGCCTACACGGGCAAAGTCGTCACCACCGCCGGCCTGGTCTTTGCTTTCACCATGGGCTCCATGGTGACCAGCGACCTACGCGTGGTCGGCCAGATCGGCACCACGATCATGATCGGACTATTGTTCGACACACTCATCGTGCGGTCTTTTATGATGCCCGCACTTGCGACCATGCTCGGCCGCTGGTTCTGGTGGCCACGCCGGGTGGATCGGCTAGCCCGACAACCCCAGGTGCTCGGGCCTCGTCGCACCACTGCGCTCAGTGCGGAACGCGCAGCGCTGCTGCAGTAG
- a CDS encoding MmpS family protein — translation MIDVIRRIWIPIMMVLVAGVGAVTVTRLHSVFGSHQHMPDTGNLDPIIAFNPKHVLYEVFGPPGTIASINYLDADAQPQEVVDVAIPWSFPIVTTMTAVVANVVARGNSETLGCRITVNGVVRDERVVNAYRAHTSCLVKSA, via the coding sequence ATGATCGACGTCATCAGACGCATCTGGATCCCAATCATGATGGTGCTCGTTGCCGGGGTCGGGGCCGTCACGGTGACGCGACTGCACTCGGTGTTTGGCTCACATCAACATATGCCCGACACCGGCAACCTCGACCCGATCATCGCGTTTAACCCAAAACATGTCCTTTACGAGGTCTTCGGCCCGCCGGGGACGATCGCCAGCATCAATTACCTGGATGCCGATGCCCAGCCGCAAGAGGTCGTTGATGTAGCGATACCGTGGTCGTTCCCCATCGTGACCACCATGACCGCGGTGGTCGCCAACGTGGTGGCGCGCGGCAACAGCGAGACCCTAGGTTGTCGCATCACCGTCAATGGCGTGGTCCGCGATGAGCGCGTTGTGAATGCTTACCGCGCTCACACCAGTTGCCTGGTGAAATCCGCGTGA
- a CDS encoding acyl-CoA dehydrogenase yields the protein MSTPTPPTLDRDDPLGLDASLSSDEIAVRDTVRRFCAEHVTPHVAAWFEDGDLPVARDLAKQFGELGLLGMQLHGHGCGGASAVHYGLACRELEAADSGIRSLVSVQGSLAMFAIASFGSDEQQRQWLPGMATGDLLGCFGLTEPDVGSDPAAMKTRARRDGPDWVITGGKMWITNGSVADVAIVWAATDDGIRGFIVPTDTPGFTANTIHHKLSLRASITSELVLDNVRLPADAMLPDATGLRAPLACLSEARYGIVWGAMGAARSAWQCALDYATQRTQFGRPIAGFQLTQAKLVDMAVELHKGQLLSLHLGRLKDRVGLRPDQVSFGKLNNTREALKICRTARTILGGNGISLEYPVIRHMVNLESVLTYEGTPEMHQLVLGQAFTGLAAFR from the coding sequence ATGAGCACCCCGACACCACCCACCCTTGACCGCGACGACCCGCTGGGACTGGACGCGTCGCTATCCAGCGACGAGATCGCCGTCCGCGACACCGTCAGGCGGTTCTGCGCCGAACACGTCACCCCGCACGTCGCGGCGTGGTTCGAGGACGGCGACCTACCGGTCGCGCGCGATTTGGCCAAACAGTTCGGCGAACTCGGACTGCTAGGAATGCAGCTGCACGGCCACGGCTGTGGCGGCGCGTCGGCGGTGCACTATGGCCTGGCCTGCCGGGAGCTGGAGGCCGCCGACTCCGGCATCCGGTCGCTGGTGTCGGTGCAGGGTTCGCTGGCGATGTTCGCCATCGCGAGCTTTGGCTCCGACGAGCAACAGCGCCAGTGGCTGCCCGGCATGGCCACCGGTGACCTGCTCGGCTGCTTCGGGCTCACCGAGCCCGACGTCGGCTCCGACCCGGCCGCGATGAAAACCCGGGCGCGACGCGATGGTCCGGACTGGGTGATCACCGGGGGCAAGATGTGGATCACCAACGGCTCGGTCGCCGACGTGGCGATCGTGTGGGCCGCCACCGACGACGGAATCCGCGGATTCATCGTGCCCACCGACACCCCGGGTTTCACCGCCAACACCATCCACCACAAGCTGTCGCTGCGGGCGTCGATCACCAGCGAGCTGGTGCTCGACAATGTCCGGCTGCCCGCCGACGCCATGCTGCCCGACGCGACCGGCCTCAGGGCGCCGCTGGCATGCCTGTCGGAGGCGCGCTACGGGATCGTCTGGGGAGCGATGGGCGCGGCCAGGTCGGCCTGGCAGTGCGCGCTCGACTACGCGACACAGCGCACCCAGTTCGGACGTCCGATCGCCGGCTTCCAGCTGACCCAGGCCAAGCTCGTCGACATGGCCGTGGAACTGCACAAGGGTCAGCTGCTGTCGTTGCATCTGGGGCGCCTCAAGGACAGGGTGGGCCTGCGCCCCGATCAGGTCAGCTTCGGCAAGCTCAACAACACCCGGGAAGCGCTCAAAATCTGCCGGACCGCTCGAACGATCCTGGGCGGCAACGGGATATCGCTGGAGTACCCGGTCATCCGGCACATGGTCAACCTGGAGTCGGTGCTCACCTACGAGGGCACGCCCGAGATGCATCAGCTGGTGCTCGGTCAGGCCTTCACGGGCTTGGCCGCCTTCCGGTAG
- a CDS encoding DUF3054 domain-containing protein — translation MRPRRALAGLAADVVAVLVFCAVGRRSHAEGLSVTGLAATAWPFLTGTGVGWVLARGWRRPTALAPTGVIVWLCTIVVGMVLRKVGSAGVAASFVVVASAVTAVLLLGWRAAVALMAPHRADG, via the coding sequence ATGCGACCACGGCGCGCGCTGGCGGGGCTGGCCGCCGACGTCGTCGCCGTGCTGGTGTTCTGCGCGGTGGGACGTCGCAGCCACGCCGAAGGACTGAGCGTCACCGGCCTGGCGGCTACGGCATGGCCATTTCTCACCGGGACCGGTGTGGGTTGGGTGCTGGCTCGCGGCTGGCGGCGGCCGACCGCCCTTGCCCCCACCGGGGTGATCGTGTGGCTGTGCACCATCGTGGTCGGCATGGTGTTACGCAAGGTCGGTTCGGCGGGTGTGGCCGCGAGTTTCGTCGTGGTCGCGTCCGCGGTCACCGCGGTGCTGCTGCTGGGTTGGAGAGCCGCCGTTGCGCTGATGGCACCGCACCGCGCGGACGGCTGA
- a CDS encoding O-succinylhomoserine sulfhydrylase: MSTPGESVRTPKALPDGVGPATLGVRGGLLRSGFDETAEAMYLTSGYVYPSAAVAERSFAGELDHFVYSRYGNPTVTMFEERLRLIEGAPAAFGTASGMAAVFVSLGALLAAGDRLVAARSLFGSCFVVCNEILPRWGVQTVFVDGDDLSQWERALSVPTQAVFFETPSNPMQSLVDIAAVTELAHAAGAKVVLDNVFATPLLQRGFPLGVDVVVYSGTKHIDGQGRVLGGAILGDREYIDGPVQKLMRHTGPAMSAFNAWVLLKGLETLAIRVEHCNSSAQRIAEFLQGHPAVRWVRYPFLPSHPQYDLAKRQMTGGGTVVTFALDCADDVAKRRAFQVLDKMRLIDISNNLGDAKSLVTHPATTTHRAMGPEGRAAIGLGDGVIRISVGLEGTDDLIADIDQALS; the protein is encoded by the coding sequence ATGAGCACCCCCGGCGAGTCGGTCCGCACGCCCAAGGCGCTGCCCGACGGGGTCGGCCCGGCCACCCTCGGGGTGCGCGGCGGGCTGTTGCGGTCGGGGTTCGACGAGACGGCCGAGGCGATGTACCTGACCTCCGGCTACGTCTACCCGTCGGCGGCCGTTGCCGAGCGGTCGTTTGCCGGGGAGCTGGACCACTTTGTGTATTCGCGCTACGGCAATCCGACGGTGACCATGTTTGAGGAACGGCTGCGCCTGATCGAGGGCGCCCCGGCGGCCTTCGGCACCGCCAGCGGGATGGCGGCGGTGTTCGTCTCGCTGGGCGCGCTGCTGGCCGCCGGTGACCGGTTGGTCGCTGCCCGCAGCCTGTTCGGTTCGTGCTTCGTGGTGTGCAACGAGATCCTGCCGCGCTGGGGTGTGCAGACCGTCTTCGTCGACGGCGACGACCTGTCGCAATGGGAGCGGGCGCTGTCGGTGCCCACGCAGGCGGTGTTCTTCGAGACGCCGTCGAACCCGATGCAGTCGCTGGTGGACATCGCGGCGGTCACCGAGCTGGCGCACGCCGCGGGCGCAAAGGTAGTGCTGGACAACGTTTTTGCCACGCCATTGTTGCAGCGGGGTTTTCCGTTGGGGGTTGACGTGGTGGTGTACTCCGGTACCAAACACATCGATGGGCAGGGCCGGGTGCTCGGTGGCGCGATCCTCGGCGACAGGGAGTACATCGACGGTCCGGTGCAGAAGCTGATGCGGCACACCGGCCCGGCGATGAGCGCCTTCAATGCCTGGGTGCTGCTGAAAGGCCTTGAAACGCTGGCGATTAGGGTCGAACACTGCAATTCCTCGGCGCAGCGGATCGCGGAGTTCCTACAAGGGCATCCGGCGGTGCGGTGGGTGCGTTACCCGTTTCTGCCGTCACACCCGCAATACGACCTGGCCAAGCGCCAGATGACCGGGGGCGGAACCGTCGTCACCTTCGCGCTCGACTGCGCCGACGACGTCGCCAAGCGGCGGGCCTTCCAGGTGCTCGACAAGATGCGGCTGATCGACATCTCCAACAACCTCGGCGACGCCAAATCGCTGGTGACGCACCCGGCCACCACCACCCACCGGGCGATGGGCCCGGAGGGGCGCGCCGCGATCGGCCTGGGTGACGGCGTGATCCGCATCTCCGTCGGGCTGGAAGGCACCGACGACCTGATCGCCGATATCGACCAGGCGTTGAGCTAG
- a CDS encoding serine hydrolase domain-containing protein yields MPVLRRLGCSVLALGLLAGCVPPRTGPASSPTNNGAKADAVIRIVRDFMTQAHLKAVLVRVTVAGKEVVTRAVGDSMTGVPATTAMHFRNGAVAISYVATLLLKLVDEKKLRLDDKLSRWLPDFPHADRVTLGQLAQMTSGYPDYVLGNEAFDAELYANPFRQWTTQELLDQISSRPLLYDPGTNWNYAHTNYLLLGLALEKAAGQDMPTLLQRKVLSPLGLTATANSDTPAIPEPALHAFTSERRAALKIPAGTPFYEESTFWNPSWTITRGAIQTTTIYDMEATAVGIGSGRLLSADSYKKMVSTELRGKTRAQPGCPTCFEQNDGYTYGLGIVISGHWLLQNPMFAGYAAVEAYLPSQRVAVAVAVTYAPEAFDDQGNYRNQADILFRKIGAEVAPNDAPPMPPGR; encoded by the coding sequence ATGCCCGTCTTGCGGCGCCTCGGGTGTTCGGTCCTGGCTCTCGGGCTGCTGGCCGGCTGCGTCCCACCCCGCACCGGGCCGGCTTCGTCGCCGACCAACAACGGGGCCAAGGCCGACGCGGTCATCCGGATTGTGCGTGACTTCATGACGCAAGCGCATCTGAAGGCGGTGCTGGTCCGGGTCACCGTGGCCGGCAAGGAGGTCGTGACGCGGGCCGTCGGCGACTCGATGACCGGCGTGCCGGCCACCACCGCCATGCACTTTCGCAACGGCGCGGTCGCAATCTCCTATGTCGCGACGCTGTTGCTCAAACTGGTCGACGAAAAAAAGCTGCGCCTGGACGACAAGCTGTCCAGGTGGCTTCCCGACTTTCCGCACGCCGACCGGGTCACGCTGGGTCAACTAGCGCAGATGACATCCGGCTACCCCGACTACGTCCTCGGCAACGAGGCGTTTGATGCCGAGCTTTACGCTAATCCGTTCCGGCAGTGGACAACACAAGAGTTACTCGATCAAATCTCTTCACGGCCACTGCTTTACGACCCGGGCACCAACTGGAACTACGCGCACACCAATTACCTCTTGCTGGGGCTGGCGTTGGAGAAGGCCGCCGGCCAAGACATGCCAACCCTGCTGCAGCGCAAGGTCCTTTCCCCCCTGGGCCTCACGGCCACCGCCAACTCCGATACCCCCGCCATCCCCGAGCCCGCCTTGCATGCATTCACCTCCGAGCGCCGAGCGGCCTTGAAAATTCCTGCCGGCACGCCGTTTTACGAGGAATCGACCTTCTGGAATCCGTCGTGGACCATCACCCGCGGCGCCATCCAAACCACCACCATCTACGACATGGAGGCCACCGCGGTGGGGATCGGGTCGGGCAGGCTGCTCTCGGCGGATTCGTACAAGAAGATGGTGTCCACCGAGCTGCGCGGCAAGACCCGCGCCCAGCCGGGCTGCCCCACCTGCTTCGAGCAGAACGACGGCTACACCTATGGTCTCGGGATCGTCATATCCGGCCATTGGCTGCTGCAAAATCCCATGTTCGCCGGTTACGCCGCGGTGGAAGCCTATCTGCCGTCGCAACGGGTCGCGGTGGCGGTCGCGGTCACCTACGCCCCCGAGGCCTTCGATGACCAGGGCAACTACCGCAACCAGGCCGACATACTATTTCGCAAGATCGGTGCCGAGGTAGCGCCGAACGACGCCCCACCCATGCCGCCGGGGAGGTAG
- the purT gene encoding formate-dependent phosphoribosylglycinamide formyltransferase yields the protein MRRGGPVTDNAPRVLLLGAGEPGWELAVALQHLGAEVIVADGHREAPAHRVADQSLVVNLTDADELAAVFARLHPDFVVTLTEAVAVDALDTVSAVPSARSLRLTIDREGLRRLAADQLGLPTAPFWFVESLADLAAVAAHAGFPLLVKPVARAPGRGQSVVAGPDGLERAWRHAAGQEPAGTRQRVWAETVVEVEFLVTLIVVCSQCPIGPVIEFCAPIAHRDADGGDLESWQPLRLTTAALDAAKSIAARIVKALGGRGVFSVELMVNGDEVYFADVSALPTERAWVTLRTQRLSVFELQARAILGLAVDTLMVSPGAARMLSPGRDSAPTAEALTAALGVPESDVRMFDRGGPGAPAGTTGRLGVALATAADVATARDRAHDVAARLNMRDSRG from the coding sequence ATGCGAAGGGGTGGGCCGGTGACGGACAACGCGCCACGGGTGCTCCTGCTGGGTGCCGGCGAACCGGGTTGGGAGCTGGCGGTCGCGCTGCAACACCTGGGCGCGGAGGTGATCGTCGCAGACGGGCACCGCGAGGCGCCCGCGCACCGGGTCGCTGACCAGTCATTGGTGGTCAACCTGACCGATGCCGATGAGCTGGCCGCCGTGTTCGCCCGACTGCACCCGGATTTCGTGGTGACGCTCACCGAAGCGGTCGCCGTGGATGCCCTGGACACGGTGAGCGCGGTGCCCAGCGCCCGCAGCCTACGGTTGACCATCGATCGGGAGGGCCTGCGCCGGCTGGCGGCCGACCAGCTCGGCCTGCCCACCGCGCCGTTCTGGTTCGTCGAATCGCTCGCCGACCTTGCGGCGGTCGCCGCCCACGCGGGCTTCCCGTTGCTGGTCAAACCGGTCGCCCGGGCGCCTGGGCGGGGGCAGTCGGTGGTCGCCGGGCCCGACGGCCTCGAACGCGCCTGGCGCCATGCCGCCGGGCAGGAACCCGCCGGCACGCGCCAGCGGGTGTGGGCCGAGACGGTGGTCGAGGTCGAGTTTCTGGTCACGCTGATCGTGGTGTGCAGCCAGTGCCCGATCGGACCGGTCATCGAGTTCTGCGCGCCCATCGCTCATCGCGACGCCGACGGCGGTGACCTGGAATCCTGGCAACCGCTGCGGTTGACCACGGCCGCGCTGGACGCGGCCAAGTCGATCGCCGCACGCATCGTCAAGGCGCTCGGCGGCCGCGGCGTGTTCAGCGTCGAATTGATGGTCAACGGCGACGAGGTGTACTTCGCCGACGTCTCGGCGCTGCCCACCGAACGCGCCTGGGTGACCCTGCGCACCCAGCGGCTTTCGGTGTTCGAGCTGCAGGCCCGGGCGATCCTGGGGTTGGCGGTGGACACCCTGATGGTGTCGCCGGGCGCGGCCCGGATGCTGAGTCCGGGCCGTGATTCGGCACCGACCGCCGAGGCGCTGACCGCGGCGCTGGGCGTGCCGGAAAGCGATGTCCGGATGTTCGACCGGGGCGGCCCCGGCGCGCCCGCGGGCACAACCGGCAGGCTGGGCGTGGCGCTGGCCACCGCGGCGGATGTGGCGACCGCGCGCGACCGTGCCCACGACGTCGCGGCGCGGCTGAATATGCGAGACTCACGCGGGTGA